The nucleotide window ttgtgtggctgtgCGTATCATCGCGCTCGCGAGATGTCACCAACCCCTCCCGACATCCACGAAGGCACGAGCCTATCTCACAACGGGTCTCCATAAGATGGTgccaccacccacccccttttggcAGTGTTTCCCATGGGTGAAAACAGACAGGCTGGTGTGGCTGGGAGTGGCATGTTGGATGCACACTGCACCCAGACTTCAAGGTGTGTTGCTACACCtgtcatcccaccccacccctaggcTGAAACTGGTCCCTGTTCGAGGGGCCATTTCATGGACTGCTGAAAATGCTGGTTTCAGCCCACCATGTTACCACTGTTCCCAGGAAGTCACGCGAGACGGGGCTCTCTGGCCAGGGGTGGCATCTGGCGAGAGAACTGCCCCGACCTTCGAGGCCACATCCCCATGAAAAGAatattgggttgaatccagccacttccagccccctcccccagtctcacCCATTTCCCTTACATCCAACATTGGCCATGCCGCATGGCTGCAGAATCCCCTGGAAACCCATTTTTGCGTCCAAAAATGACCCGGTCTCCCTTTTTCTGCAAGCAGAGAAGCTGCTTGAATCCACTCTATAACGtggaagagcactcccatgcaacAAAAGATGTGGTCAGGAATGTATCTCCGCATTTATATCTCACCGTGTCCACACCCCACTACTAGTCCGCCACGACAAGGACCAAAGTTTGTAAGGGTCCATTATAGGCGGGGTCAGTGTGGCTTGAGATTGCTATTCTTGCATTGTCCATTCAGTGCATAGTGTGTGAATGTTGCACCAAAGCACTCATAAGTTACAGGCCCCAGAAGCCATCCATTAGCCTTACAAGGAAAAACATACACGCTGGCCTGCATAGGGTTGACAACTCCATCTCCAACCTGTGCCCCGACACTCCACCACGGCCAAAGCTGATCCCACCGTGTGAGACGTGATGGACCTCTCGTTCCGAGGGCAATTGTGCACAGTCTGTGGGCAATATATTGGTGGGCACACACGCACCCCTCTGATCTCCCACGCCCACAGAGATGGCTGCCAAGAGTAACCACCTCCCCGCCCATTGCACTTGCAGCAGTCCAGAGGGGGATAGAGCGCGCAAGGCCACAGGtgcgcgaggaggaggaggaggaggaggtagaggaaGCGAGGCCTGTGCCAGAGGAACTTCCCCCACCTGCTGTCGAGGAGCAAGAGGAGGGTGTGCCCGAGGGATtggaggcaccaccagagccaccggccgagcAGCCCCAAGGTAGGTGCTGGCGTGGGCACAACAGCAGCCACCGGAGGCCGCTTCTGGAAACCCCCGGGGAGCGCAGGACACGCGCCACTCCATGCGCTGGCATGAGTGGGCACACCTGCACAGCGAGCGGTGTCGGCTGGACTGCCAACATTGGAAAGATTAACTCCTGCGGTGTGTTGTGTCCTACTGTGTTGCAGATGCTGGGATGGGCAGAGACCTGGCCATTCGGGAGGCAGCTCTGGGGGAAGACCCTGGCGGCAGGCGTGGGCCACAACAGAGCCGGCTGCGCCGACCTGTGgtggaggcaccaccagagccaccggccgagcAGCCCCAAGGTAGGTGCTGGCGTGGGCACAACAGCAGCCACCGGAGGCCGCTTCTGGAAACCCCCGGGGAGCGCAGGACACGCGCCACTCCATGCGCTGGCATGAGTGGGCACACCTGCACAGCGAGCGGTGTCGGCTGGACTGCCAACATTGGAAAGATTAACTCCTGCGGTGTGTTGTGTCCTACTGTGTTGCAGATGCTGGGATGGGCAGAGACCTGGCCATTCGGGAGGCAGCTCTGGGGGAAGACCCTGGCGGCAGGCGTGGGCCACAACAGAGCCGGCTGCGCCGACCTGTGgtggaggcaccaccagagccaccggccgagcAGCCCCAAGGTAGGTGCAGGCCTGACGTGCATCCGCCACTCAATGAACAGGCAGTATGTGTCTCACCGATCAATATAACTTTATTGGTTGAACACCCAACATTTGAAGGACAACTTCAAGAGTCACAGGCCACAGGCGTGGGCCACCCGGGCACCACCAAACCTCATAACTTGAACCGCATAACTGTTAACCAAACGTGACTTCAAACCAAACAGCATAACTCTAACCAGATCAAAATTGCATGAATTCTCAACCGACAGGTCATCCCATGCTTTGACTGCACACTTATGACCAGCCCCAATTTGTTCACAGTTTCTAGCGTTGGCGAGGCTCCACCAACAAGCGCGCCCCATGAAGGCCCCTCTACCAGCAGTATGTCAGGGCCACCAGCGAGCAACCTACAGGGGACGGACAACGTCCTGAACGCCATTGAGGCACTGGAGGGCCGAATCATGAACACCCGTGAGTGAGTTGGGCTTCGGGTTCGGGCGGGAGTGTGGTGAGGCCGAGGTGTTCATCATctgcttggtttttttccagtgaacAATGTGCAGAGCAGACTTGACACCGTGGAGCGCCTGCTCCTCTACCAGGGAAGGAAGCACAGGGCGCTTGAGAGGCGTGTTCGGGCACTGGAGCAGCAGTTGTCCGCACAGCAGTCGACTGCAAGGGAGCAGTGAGatgacggggggtgggggtgtttccATTCGATGCCTGTTGCAGCACTTATTTGTTGAAAAGTAAAGTTTTTGGGTTTGTTGAACGCCTCGTTGTCCCTGTTTTGGTGCATTGGTGGGAGCCGGGAGTGGGAATTCATGCTTTTGAGAAGGGCGCCTACAAGGTGAGGCGATCCCTGGACCTGCCAACACAGGAGCGTCTTGGCACACCTTGCCTTggctgaggaggaggggcaggaggctGGCTGATTGTTCCCTCGTCCAATTCTCCCTGAGCTGGCGTCGCAGGCTGGGTGTTGGTCACTACCGGTACAAGGGGTGGCCTTTCTGGAGCGGGCGCCACCGGTTCCTGTCGCCGgagcatggcctctccaagtgtttgcagcgtgctgacggctgcacgcatcacttccaggttctggtTCCAAGCGCTCTGGAACATTGCCTGCTCCTGACGAGTGGCCTCCATGAACTCAGCCCGCCACATCTGAGCCTCGGACTGCTCCCTCCTCCGCTCGGCAATCTCCTCGCGGTGCAGATCGGCTGCCTGGCTCATCATTTTCTCGGCCACCTCGGTGCTTCCCTGGGTCCTCCGCTTACGGTGCCTGATTGCTGAAAGACGTGTGCCAGGAGACAGCTGGGCAGCGGCAGCGGGAAGGCCTCCTGAAGGGGAgagaacagcagcaaggtcaaGGCACCAATCAAGTCGAGGCCTCCCCATTTcccagtctggggggggggcacagacctTGGTCGGCCAGCCGTAGGGACTGATGCCTCCAAGGCCCGGCCTCACAATGGGGGTCACTGGGGTACCTGGTGAGCCGCTGCTCGGGGAGGGTGGGCTGTTCTCCTTTCCAGAAGtgtcctccgcaccgctggcaGTGCCCGCCTCAGTCTCATCTGCGCAGAAGGCAACATTATCAGCGGACTGGGGAAATACTACAATGgctgccccacagagtgcctgcgtccctgagcccacaccaccctctgcccaggccagcctgggcagcgcttgcaggggattctctcaggggcagtgggcccgagaatcacagtttggccgggggggggcctggcctgtgcccagggcgggggggggtttcagtcatggctgccaggaagagagccatgcagccccagagaatcacggcatggcctggggaggggagagtctggcccgccccacagagtgcctgtgtccctgagcccacaccaccctctgcccaggccagcctgggcagcgcttgcaggggattctctcaggggcagtgggcccgagaatcacagtttggccgggggggggggcctggcctgtgcccagggcggggggggggggttcagtcatggctgccaggaagagagccatgcagccccagagaatcacggcatggcctggggaggggagagtctggcccgccccacagagtgcctgtgtccctgagcccacaccaccctctgcccaggccagcctgggcagcgcttgcaggggattctctcaggggcagtgggcccgagaatcacagtttggccgggggggcctggcctgtgcccagggcgggggggggttcagtcatggctgccaggaagagagccatgcagccccagagaatcacggcatggcctggggaggggagagtctggcccgccccacagagtgcctgtgtccctgagcccacaccaacctctgcccaggccagcctgggcagcgcttgcaggggattctctcaggggcagtgggcccgagaatcacagtttggcggggggggggcctggcctgtgcccagggcggggggggggtttcagtcatggctgccaggaagagagccatgcagccccagagaatcacggcatggcctggggaggggagagtctggcccgccccacagagtgcctgcgtccctgagcccacaccaacctctgcccaggccagcctgggcagcgcttgcaggggattctctcaggggcagtgggcccgagaatcacagtttggccgg belongs to Eublepharis macularius isolate TG4126 chromosome 13, MPM_Emac_v1.0, whole genome shotgun sequence and includes:
- the LOC129340938 gene encoding uncharacterized protein LOC129340938, which translates into the protein MAAIKGRFWKDREVEALLDLLLESGKAARIMCSSHLPTKSLFSRVARQLGARGYPRSADQCRSKFKRIKADFFGALEHWQGIPRMTVRPPYFAQMRRLWEQAGRPSWEDRRHAAVQRGIERARPQVREEEEEEEVEEARPVPEELPPPAVEEQEEGVPEGLEAPPEPPAEQPQDAGMGRDLAIREAALGEDPGGRRGPQQSRLRRPVVEAPPEPPAEQPQDAGMGRDLAIREAALGEDPGGRRGPQQSRLRRPVVEAPPEPPAEQPQVSSVGEAPPTSAPHEGPSTSSMSGPPASNLQGTDNVLNAIEALEGRIMNTLNNVQSRLDTVERLLLYQGRKHRALERRVRALEQQLSAQQSTAREQ